A genomic stretch from Setaria italica strain Yugu1 chromosome VII, Setaria_italica_v2.0, whole genome shotgun sequence includes:
- the LOC101758716 gene encoding mitochondrial uncoupling protein 1 produces MATASAFAAVFFSSAFAACFAEVCTIPLDTAKVRLQLQRKAPQSLPPAAAATGAGWAASAGGTLATILSIARDEGVAALWKGIIPGLHRQFLYGGLRVGLYEPVKAFFVGGTAVGDVSLISKILAALTTGVIAIVVANPTDLVKVRLQADGKANTVKRNYSGALNAYATIIRQEGIGALWTGLGPNVARNAIINAAELASYDEFKQMFLKLPGFTDNVFTHLLAGLGAGFFAVCIGSPVDVVKSRMMGDSTYRSTLDCFAKTLKNDGPGAFYKGFIANFCRIGSWNVIMFLTLEQVRRLFL; encoded by the exons ATGGCGACGGCCTCCGCCTTCGCCGCTGTCTTCTTTAGCAGCGCCTTCGCCGCCTGCTTCGCTGAG GTGTGCACCATTCCTTTGGACACAGCCAAAGTGCGCCTTCAGCTGCAAAGGAAGGCACCCCAGTCACTGCCACCTGCTGCTGCAGCCACAGGGGCAGGATGGGCTGCCAGTGCTGGAGGAACGCTGGCCACAATCCTGTCTATCGCCAGGGACGAAGGGGTGGCTGCACTCTGGAAGGGAATCATCCCTGGCCTTCACCGACAGTTCCTCTATGGTGGCCTCCGCGTCGGCTTGTATGAGCCT GTCAAAGCTTTCTTCGTCGGGGGTACTGCTGTGGGTGATGTCAGTTTAATAAGCAAGATTCTTGCTGCTCTCACCACTG GTGTCATAGCAATTGTTGTGGCAAATCCAACTGATCTTGTCAAAGTTAGATTGCAAGCTGATGGAAAGGCTAACACTGTAAAGAGGAACTATTCTGGAGCCCTTAATGCATATGCTACTATAATCCGACAG GAAGGTATTGGAGCTTTGTGGACTGGCCTTGGTCCAAATGTTGCACGCAATGCCATAATTAATGCTGCTGAGTTGGCCAGCTACGACGAATTCAAACAG ATGTTTCTAAAACTTCCTGGGTTTACTGATAACGTTTTTACCCATCTTTTAGCTGGACTTGGTGCTGGGTTTTTTGCTGTTTGCATTGGCTCTCCAGTGGATGTG GTGAAATCAAGAATGATGGGTGATTCAACGTACAGAAGTACACTTGATTGTTTTGCGAAGACACTAAAGAATGAT GGACCTGGTGCTTTCTACAAGGGGTTCATCGCAAACTTTTGTCGGATTGGGTCGTGGAATGTGATAATGTTCCTAACTCTAGAGCAG GTTAGAAGATTGTTTCTGTAA